The following coding sequences are from one Oncorhynchus clarkii lewisi isolate Uvic-CL-2024 chromosome 20, UVic_Ocla_1.0, whole genome shotgun sequence window:
- the LOC139375718 gene encoding alpha-N-acetylgalactosaminide alpha-2,6-sialyltransferase 2-like — translation MTSMGFQRRLWLCFLGVSFLPVIYIIYLNLEITWRMDILNLTQFPGIWYTQEPNRLHDPEEPLVVNTLSDNSSIAPPTPLSLKVKSTSPARVRPSTEPGARTTKGSDLKGALLKSAKPTEPPFIGDSYYSEDAPPQTDCPDSIRSRVSQTDFGVRYLGRIPVLQWAKHATPEQYQRLRLYPGTHGWANLDFNTLVSTLSVLNTSANWHMFDDWDRRSNGSRCVRCAVVGNGGILNESKKGHEIDQHDYVFRTNGAVIKGFEQDVGSRTSFYTFSTNTLRNSMRSYAGAGYRGPPLSEETRYVFLPDHDRDYLLMKAAATHTPVERGPERSKTPPTYFGGNVTVEKLKMYHPDFIRYIRNRFLRAHAMQTKYKDIYRPSTGAVMLLAAIHTCDQVSAYGFMTPDYVKYSDHYFDHQYHPVGFFINHDMRMEMTLWQQLHRAGLITLYMRQ, via the exons ATGACGAGCATGGGGTTCCAGAGGAGGCTATGGCTGTGCTTCCTGGGTGTCAGCTTCCTGCCAGTCATCTATATCATCTATTTGAACCTTGAGATCACCTGGCGCATGGACATCCTGAACCTGACACAATTCCCTGGCATCTGGTACACACAGGAACCCAACAG GTTACATGACCCTGAAGAACCTCTTGTTGTCAATACGCTGTCAGATAATAGTAGTATCGCACCACCAACACCTTTAAGTTTAAAGGTGAAGTCCACATCCCCTGCCAGAGTCAGACCGTCAACAGAACCTGGAGCCAGGACTACCAAGGGCTCTGATCTTAAAGGTGCTCTCCTCAAGTCCGCCAAACCAACAGAGCCACCCTTCATTGGCGACAGCTACTACAGTGAAGATGCCCCACCTCAAACA GACTGTCCAGACAGTATTCGGAGCAGGGTGTCCCAGACAGACTTTGGGGTACGGTATCTGGGCAGGATCCCTGTGCTTCAGTGGGCCAAGCATGCCACTCCAGAACAGTACCAGCGCCTCCGATTGTATCCTGGGACTCATGGCTGGGCAAACCTCGACTTTAACA CTCTGGTGTCGACCCTGTCTGTTCTCAACACGTCGGCCAACTGGCACATGTTTGATGACTGGGATCGTCGTAGCAACGGCTCACGGTGTGTCCGCTGTGCTGTCGTGGGCAACGGAGGGATTCTGAATGAGTCAAAGAAAGGCCATGAGATTGACCAGCATGACTACGTATTCAG GACCAACGGAGCTGTCATTAAAGGCTTTGAGCAGGATGTGGGCTCCAGAACATCCTTCTACACGTTCTCCACCAACACACTCCGTAACTCCATGAGGAGCTATGCCGGAGCGGGCTACAGAGGACCACCGCTCTCTGAG GAGACACGCTATGTCTTCCTGCCAGACCATGACAGGGATTATCTGCTGATGAAAGCAGCTGCCACACACACTCCAgtagagagaggaccagaaaGGAGCAAAAC ACCTCCCACATACTTTGGAGGAAATGTGACCGTAGAAAAGTTGAAGATGTACCATCCAGATTTCATACGCTACATCAGAAAcag GTTCCTCCGGGCCCACGCCATGCAGACCAAGTACAAGGACATCTACCGTCCATCAACAGGTGCTGTGATGCTGTTGGCTGCGATACACACCTGTGACCAG GTGAGCGCGTATGGCTTCATGACTCCAGACTATGTGAAATACTCTGACCACTACTTTGACCACCAATATCACCCAGTGGGTTTCTTCATTAACCATGACATGAGGATGGAGATGACACTGTGGCAACAACTCCACCGTGCAGGCCTCATCACTCTCTACATGCGCCAGTGA